The Candidatus Tumulicola sp. region CTGGGGACGCGTTGGTAAGCAAACGGTCCAAGACACCGGTCCGCTGACGAAGAAGCGCATGGAAACGGTCGACGAAGAAATCACGACCCGCGCGCTCGAGTGGATGGAAACGCAGGCTAAGGCCGATAAGCCTTTTTTCTTGTGGTACAACTCGACGGCGATGCATTTCCGCACGCACGTCGCCGATAAGAACCTTGGCAAGAGCGGTCAAGATCCGTACAGCGATCGCATGGTGGTGCACGACGAGCAGATTGGCATGATGCTCGATAAGCTCGATGAGCTCGGCATCGCTGACAATACCATCGTTATGTACTCCACCGACAACGGCCCCGAAAACGATACCTGGCCGGATGGCGCCAATACGCCGTTCCGCGGACAAAAGGATTCGAACTGGGAGGGTGGTTGGCGCGTGCCGTCCTTCATTCGCTGGCCTGGAACGATTAAACCCGGGTCGACCTTCAACGGCATCGTCTCGCACATCGATATGTTCCCGACATTGCTGGCGGCCGCCGGCAATCCGGACGTGACCAAACAGTTGCTCGACGGAGCTACGGTGGATGGCAAGAAGTTCAACGTCCATCTCGACGGATACGATATGACGTCGTATTTCTCCGGAAAAACGCCCACCAGCCCCAGAAACGAGATCATTTACTTCAGCGACGACGGCGAAGTGATCGCGGTACGCGTCGGCGATTGGAAGTTTAATCTGTCGGTGCAGCGTGCCAATCAACTGCAGCAGTGGGCGGAGCCGTTCATCAAGCTGCGCTTACCGCACATCGTGAGTTTGCGGCGCGACCCCTTCGAACGTGCAGACTTCAACTCGAACACGTACTACGATTGGATGGTCGATCACGTGCCGCAGCTGTACATGATGCAGGCAGTCGTAGCCGGAGCGATCGAGGACTTCATCAAGTTCCCGCCGCGCCAGAAACCGGCTTCGTTCAATCTCGACGACGTGTTGAATCAGGTCAAGAGCCCGCACGGTTAACACGGTTAAAGCGTAACCGATGCACGAATCGGCGGCGGAGAGGGTCAGCGAATTTTACGAACGCTATCCCTATCCGCCGCCCAAGGACGACCTTAAAGCGTACCGTCAATCCTGGGACTCGCACCGTCGTCGTGCAGAGTCCCACCTTTTTTGGCCGAGCGAAACGTATCGAGAAGACCGCAGTATACTCGTCGCGGGCTGCGGCACGACGCAGGCCGCACACTATGCCGTGCGCTGGCCGCACGCAACGGTCGTCGGCGTCGACGTTAGCGCCCAGAGCCTCGCCTTCTCGGAAAACCTGAAGCGCACGCACGGGCTCGACAACCTCGAATTGCAGCAACTCCCAATCGATCGCGTCGCCGAGCTGGACCGCGAGTTCGACCATATCGTCTGCACCGGCGTCTTGCATCATCTGGCCGATCCCGATGCCGGCTTGCGCGCGTTACGCGGGGTGCTCGCTCCCAACGGGGCCATCAACCTCATGCTCTACGCGCCGTACGGGCGCGCAGGCGTGTACCTGCTGCAAGACTATTGCCGGCGCATCGGTGTCGGTTCGAGCCAACGCGACGTCGACGAGCTGGCCGCCAGCCTC contains the following coding sequences:
- a CDS encoding arylsulfatase, which encodes MPGKKPNILILWGDDIGIWNISKFSNGMMGYRTPNIDRVANEGGLFTDYYAQQSCTAGRACFITGQNPIRTGLTKVGMPGATIGLQAEDPTIAELLKPQGYATGQFGKNHLGDRNEFLPTVHGFDEFFGNLYHLNAEEEPELPDYPKDPKFKAMFGPRGVLHCKATDTDDATVDPRWGRVGKQTVQDTGPLTKKRMETVDEEITTRALEWMETQAKADKPFFLWYNSTAMHFRTHVADKNLGKSGQDPYSDRMVVHDEQIGMMLDKLDELGIADNTIVMYSTDNGPENDTWPDGANTPFRGQKDSNWEGGWRVPSFIRWPGTIKPGSTFNGIVSHIDMFPTLLAAAGNPDVTKQLLDGATVDGKKFNVHLDGYDMTSYFSGKTPTSPRNEIIYFSDDGEVIAVRVGDWKFNLSVQRANQLQQWAEPFIKLRLPHIVSLRRDPFERADFNSNTYYDWMVDHVPQLYMMQAVVAGAIEDFIKFPPRQKPASFNLDDVLNQVKSPHG